In Plutella xylostella chromosome 3, ilPluXylo3.1, whole genome shotgun sequence, the following proteins share a genomic window:
- the LOC105383801 gene encoding uncharacterized protein LOC105383801 encodes MADSTPATSIIEGTVKFRDGKKWKSRWCVMRKLSPVADCVHLQLYKDLKERQRNGQTKASLSLQQYLGFESGFTLDKESNTLAILCEDVTPVLAFDTREILMQWRVKVQHNLGSSREYSAVLITVPSSANIRAGPVRLHVCGTRLALCASRPPEVLALWDVKLLRRYGVVDKRFCVEGGSRCGRGEGLFVFAAEKGKELAEVLSYSQEGQSRLSIASRCGSALEKRFSDTSSCLDDCFRSGSPSWAPASQTMHCLSDLDSSMEEQFNRRPTSLPRCSSCIGKIGSQLVRSSTMTPGSLMSPVWTMENIMEKRSDSDRASIYSRSSGSASEYSVPRTSCLLDKSFESKRASPVGCCPSIPVKTGNTCACWQQPKPCACRKKTFSGPYENYDVPKTPMPLIQEHPVDGGDATSLYDTPKKLKCLLNGQTCSCSHPDNSVEESGQIVVETNCDNSSNETNDKTLESHSNYVNITPEKPEPRQDYGNYANIDLNATLEKFETSLQILRSAGFSQEELDALEDIPEHDDDISTATLNTVHPSTECCNDHLNYMHMEPLEISSSSNSNKNCSDNISRISHVSDPTQHSESDTISTRRSSSADFTKRDDDYGISKNICFTPTVLRKASKTDCINVRLRAKSPEAIKFKIPESKTENSFVARFRESVKIRRSSSVPSKTDKNRDSSSSNDSGVSTGSLKHHKCDFNEFEMPVTSAKSCKKHLKCSKQMRLSLTPAAEFLKASSSDPMKNLTFHFEEVATMTKSNSCDVDTLTRRKKRIGDNDSTARHSQMTNKSTSSGASDTSDYMESLSVSSFSSCDVSADRHVTRPRSGKEYANIDRVLAHVHTG; translated from the exons ACTGCGTCCACCTCCAACTCTACAAAGACCTGAAGGAGCGGCAGCGCAACGGGCAGACCAAGGCCTCACTCTCTCTACAGCAGTACCTCGGCTTCGAGTCGGGGTTCACGCTGGACAAGGAGTCCAACACCCTGGCGATCCTGTGTGAGGACGTCACCCCGGTGCTGGCCTTCGATACCAGGGAGATCTTGATGCAGTGGCGGGTTAAG GTCCAACATAACCTCGGCAGCAGCAGAGAATACTCAGCGGTGCTGATAACAGTGCCATCTAGCGCCAACATCCGCGCCGGGCCGGTGCGCCTGCACGTGTGCGGGACAAGGCTAGCACTATGCGCGTCAAGACCGCCTGAAGTGCTCGCTCTGTGGGACGTCAAGCTATTGAG ACGCTACGGTGTAGTAGACAAGCGGTTCTGTGTGGAAGGCGGCTCACGGTGTGGTAGGGGTGAGGGCCTGTTCGTCTTCGCTGCTGAGAAGGGCAAGGAACTGGCTGAGGTGCTGAGTTATAGCCAGGAGGGACAGTCGCGGCTGAGTATCGCCTCTAGGTGTGGTTCTG CCCTAGAAAAGCGCTTCTCCGACACCAGCTCCTGCCTCGACGACTGTTTCCGCTCGGGCTCCCCGTCGTGGGCGCCGGCGTCGCAGACCATGCACTGTCTGTCCGACCTGGACAGCAGTATGGAGGAGCAGTTCAACAGACGACCGACGTCTTTGCCGCGGTGCTCGAGCTGTATTGGGAAGATTGGGTCGCAGTTGGTCAG ATCATCGACAATGACGCCAGGCTCCCTCATGAGTCCAGTGTGGACGATGGAAAACATCATGGAGAAGCGATCAGACTCCGACCGAGCGTCCATCTACTCGCGATCCAGTGGATCAGCCTCAGAATACTCCGTCCCAAGAACCAGTTGTCTCTTAGACAAGAGCTTTGAGTCCAAGCGGGCGAGTCCTGTCGGCTGCTGCCCCAGTATTCCCGTGAAGACAGGCAACACGTGCGCGTGCTGGCAGCAGCCCAAGCCGTGTGCGTGTAGGAAGAAGACGTTCAGTGGACCCTACGAGAACTATGATGTGCCAAAGACTCCTATGCCTTTAATACAG GAACACCCCGTAGACGGCGGCGACGCGACCAGCCTGTACGACACACCAAAGAAACTAAAATGTCTATTAAATGGACAGACCTGTAGCTGTAGTCACCCAGACAACTCCGTAGAAGAATCCGGCCAGATCGTCGTCGAAACCAATTGTGATAATAGCAGTAACGAAACTAACGACAAAACACTAGAATCACATTCTAACTACGTCAACATAACCCCAGAAAAACCTGAACCTAGACAAGACTATGGCAACTACGCAAATATAGACCTCAACGCTACACTGGAGAAGTTTGAAACTTCTTTACAGATACTAAGAAGCGCTGGCTTCAGTCAAGAAGAACTAGATGCTTTGGAAGACATTCCTGAACATGATGACGACATCTCAACGGCAACTCTTAACACGGTCCATCCGTCCACAGAATGCTGCAACGACCATTTAAACTACATGCATATGGAACCGTTGGAAATCAGCAGTTCCAGCAATAGTAATAAGAACTGCTCAGACAACATCAGTAGGATCAGCCACGTGTCTGATCCCACACAGCATTCGGAATCAGACACAATCAGTACCAGAAGGTCCAGCTCAGCTGACTTCACAAAACGGGACGACGACTACGGAATATCCAAAAACATCTGCTTCACGCCGACAGTGCTACGAAAAGCGTCAAAGACCGACTGCATAAACGTGCGTCTACGGGCTAAAAGTCCAGAAGCGATCAAATTCAAGATCCCAGAGTCCAAAACTGAGAATTCCTTCGTTGCCAGATTTCGGGAGTCCGTCAAAATACGCCGCTCTTCAAGCGTGCCGAGCAAGACTGACAAGAACCGTGACTCATCCAGCTCCAACGACTCTGGAGTCTCAACAGGGTCTTTAAAGCACCACAAATGTGACTTCAACGAGTTTGAGATGCCAGTGACTAGTGCCAAGTCTTGCAAGAAGCACCTGAAGTGCAGCAAGCAGATGCGTCTCTCTCTGACCCCAGCAGCTGAGTTCCTGAAAGCCAGTTCGTCGGATCCCATGAAGAATCTGACGTTTCACTTTGAAGAGGTGGCGACGATGACCAAGTCTAACTCTTGCGATGTCGACACCTTGACCAGGAGGAAGAAGAGGATTG GAGACAACGACAGCACGGCCCGCCACAGCCAGATGACGAACAAGAGCACGTCGAGCGGCGCGTCCGATACGTCCGATTACATGGAGTCGCTATCCGTATCGTCGTTCAGCTCGTGTGACGTGTCGGCCGACCGCCACGTCACCCGTCCACGGTCTGGAAAGGAATACGCTAACATCGACCGAGTACTTGCCCATGTGCACACTGGCTGA